A single region of the Xenopus laevis strain J_2021 chromosome 4L, Xenopus_laevis_v10.1, whole genome shotgun sequence genome encodes:
- the LOC108714122 gene encoding regulator of G-protein signaling 9-binding protein A-like — translation MLKEECKALLDALNKVTACYRHLVLTIGGTSDSQNLREELRKTRQKAQELAVANRNKLTSTLKDHRLTKEDQAEFERLWVIFSTCMDILETDMRRALVLGQEFPLNIPKKHLIQTGMSGGTSGVAARAMSVQNMRYDAEHNIDVMDLKDLENEISLMGEMMYEMEMKVNVPQWTVEAKQDPGAELKSTMSAGASSPGIISLFDHKSMCDLNKVLAGVVFSAVLIIAIILAVCVVKLS, via the coding sequence ATGCTGAAGGAGGAATGCAAGGCACTGCTGGATGCGCTCAACAAGGTAACTGCATGCTACAGGCATCTGGTTCTCACCATAGGTGGCACATCAGACTCACAGAACCTGCGTGAAGAATTGAGGAAGACCAGGCAGAAAGCCCAAGAACTAGCCGTGGCCAACAGAAACAAACTTACCAGCACTCTCAAGGACCATCGCTTGACCAAAGAAGACCAGGCTGAATTCGAGAGGCTATGGGTCATTTTCTCTACCTGTATGGACATTCTGGAAACAGATATGAGACGAGCTCTGGTGCTAGGTCAGGAATTTCCTCTTAACATTCCCAAGAAACACCTGATTCAGACTGGCATGAGTGGTGGAACTTCTGGTGTGGCAGCTAGGGCTATGAGTGTGCAGAACATGAGGTATGACGCTGAGCACAATATAGATGTGATGGACCTCAAGGACCTGGAGAATGAGATCAGCCTTATGGGTGAAATGATGTATGAGATGGAAATGAAGGTCAATGTACCTCAGTGGACTGTAGAAGCTAAACAGGATCCAGGAGCTGAGCTTAAATCTACCATGAGTGCTGGGGCTTCTTCCCCTGGCATTATTTCCCTGTTTGATCATAAATCTATGTGTGACCTCAACAAAGTTTTAGCAGGGGTGGTTTTCAGTGCAGTTCTTATTATTGCTATAATACTGGCAGTTTGTGTAGTGAAACTTTCTTAA